Proteins encoded together in one Diceros bicornis minor isolate mBicDic1 chromosome 18, mDicBic1.mat.cur, whole genome shotgun sequence window:
- the LOC131416733 gene encoding keratin-associated protein 4-7-like isoform X2 yields MVSSCCGSVCSEQGCGQETCCRPSCCQPVCGQPTCSPSGCSVSSCCRPQCCLSSCCRPSCCQPTCSRPSYSVSSCCRPQCRISSCCRPSCCQPTCCQPTCCRTTCSPPSCSVSSCCRPQCCISSCCRPSCSQSVCCQPTCCRPSCCLSSCCQPSSCGSSCCRPSCCRPSCCLRPVGGRVSCHTTCYRPTCVISTCPRPVCCPSPCC; encoded by the exons ATGGTCAGCTCCTGTTGTGGCTCCGTCTGCTCTGAGCAGGGCTGTGGCCAGGAGACCTGCTGCCGCCCAAGCTGCTGCCAGCCTGTGTGCGGCCAGCCCACCTGCTCTCCCTCTGGCTGCAGCGTGTCCAGCTGCTGCAGGCCCCAGTGCTGCCTCTCCAGCTGCTGCCGCCCCAGCTGCTGCCAGCCCACCTGCTCTCGCCCCAGCTACAGTGTGTCCAGCTGCTGCAGGCCCCAGTGCCGCATCTCCAGCTGCTGCCGTCCCAGCTGCTGCCAGCCCACCTGCTGCCAGCCCACCTGCTGCAGGACCACCTGCTCTCCCCCCAGCTGCAGTGTGTCCAGCTGCTGCAGGCCCCAGTGCTGCATTTCCAGCTGCTGTCGCCCCAGCTGCAGCCAATCTGTGTGTTGCCAGCCCACCTGCTGTCGCCCTAGTTGCTGCCTCTCCAGCTGCTGCCAGCCCTCTAGCTGTGGCTCCAGCTGCTGCCGCC CCAGCTGCTGCCGCCCCTCCTGCTGCCTGCGCCCAGTCGGTGGCCGGGTCTCCTGCCACACCACTTGCTATCGCCCCACGTGTGTCATCTCCACCTGCCCCCGCCCCGTGTGCTGCCCCTCCCCTTGCTGCTGA
- the LOC131416733 gene encoding keratin-associated protein 4-7-like isoform X6 — MVSSCCGSVCSEQGCGQETCCRPSCCQPVCCQPTCCQPTCCRTTCSPPSCSVSSCCRPQCCISSCCRPSCSQSVCCQPTCCRPSCCLSSCCQPSSCGSSCCRPSCSISSCCRPSCCGSSCCGSSCCGSSCCRPSCCLRPVGGRVSCHTTCYRPTCVISTCPRPVCCPSPCC, encoded by the exons ATGGTCAGCTCCTGTTGTGGCTCCGTCTGCTCTGAGCAGGGCTGTGGCCAGGAGACCTGCTGCCGCCCAAGCTGCTGCCAGCCTGT CTGCTGCCAGCCCACCTGCTGCCAGCCCACCTGCTGCAGGACCACCTGCTCTCCCCCCAGCTGCAGTGTGTCCAGCTGCTGCAGGCCCCAGTGCTGCATTTCCAGCTGCTGTCGCCCCAGCTGCAGCCAATCTGTGTGTTGCCAGCCCACCTGCTGTCGCCCTAGTTGCTGCCTCTCCAGCTGCTGCCAGCCCTCTAGCTGTGGCTCCAGCTGCTGCCGCCCCAGCTGCTCCATTTCTAGCTGCTGTCGGCCCTCTTGCTGTGGTTCTAGCTGCTGTGGCTCCAGCTGCTGTGGCTCCAGCTGCTGCCGCCCCTCCTGCTGCCTGCGCCCAGTCGGTGGCCGGGTCTCCTGCCACACCACTTGCTATCGCCCCACGTGTGTCATCTCCACCTGCCCCCGCCCCGTGTGCTGCCCCTCCCCTTGCTGCTGA
- the LOC131416733 gene encoding keratin-associated protein 4-7-like isoform X4, which yields MVSSCCGSVCSEQGCGQETCCRPSCCQPVCCQPTCSRPSYSVSSCCRPQCRISSCCRPSCCQPTCCQPTCCRTTCSPPSCSVSSCCRPQCCISSCCRPSCSQSVCCQPTCCRPSCCLSSCCQPSSCGSSCCRPSCSISSCCRPSCCGSSCCGSSCCGSSCCRPSCCLRPVGGRVSCHTTCYRPTCVISTCPRPVCCPSPCC from the exons ATGGTCAGCTCCTGTTGTGGCTCCGTCTGCTCTGAGCAGGGCTGTGGCCAGGAGACCTGCTGCCGCCCAAGCTGCTGCCAGCCTGT CTGCTGCCAGCCCACCTGCTCTCGCCCCAGCTACAGTGTGTCCAGCTGCTGCAGGCCCCAGTGCCGCATCTCCAGCTGCTGCCGTCCCAGCTGCTGCCAGCCCACCTGCTGCCAGCCCACCTGCTGCAGGACCACCTGCTCTCCCCCCAGCTGCAGTGTGTCCAGCTGCTGCAGGCCCCAGTGCTGCATTTCCAGCTGCTGTCGCCCCAGCTGCAGCCAATCTGTGTGTTGCCAGCCCACCTGCTGTCGCCCTAGTTGCTGCCTCTCCAGCTGCTGCCAGCCCTCTAGCTGTGGCTCCAGCTGCTGCCGCCCCAGCTGCTCCATTTCTAGCTGCTGTCGGCCCTCTTGCTGTGGTTCTAGCTGCTGTGGCTCCAGCTGCTGTGGCTCCAGCTGCTGCCGCCCCTCCTGCTGCCTGCGCCCAGTCGGTGGCCGGGTCTCCTGCCACACCACTTGCTATCGCCCCACGTGTGTCATCTCCACCTGCCCCCGCCCCGTGTGCTGCCCCTCCCCTTGCTGCTGA
- the LOC131416733 gene encoding keratin-associated protein 4-12-like isoform X5 — protein sequence MVSSCCGSVCSEQGCGQETCCRPSCCQPVCGQPTCSPSGCSVSSCCRPQCCLSSCCRPSCCQPTCSRPSYSVSSCCRPQCRISSCCRPSCCQPTCCQPTCCRTTCSPPSCSVSSCCRPQCCISSCCRPSCSQSVCCQPTCCRPSCCLSSCCQPSCCGSSCCRPSCCLRPVGGRVSCHTTCYRPTCVISTCPRPVCCPSPCC from the exons ATGGTCAGCTCCTGTTGTGGCTCCGTCTGCTCTGAGCAGGGCTGTGGCCAGGAGACCTGCTGCCGCCCAAGCTGCTGCCAGCCTGTGTGCGGCCAGCCCACCTGCTCTCCCTCTGGCTGCAGCGTGTCCAGCTGCTGCAGGCCCCAGTGCTGCCTCTCCAGCTGCTGCCGCCCCAGCTGCTGCCAGCCCACCTGCTCTCGCCCCAGCTACAGTGTGTCCAGCTGCTGCAGGCCCCAGTGCCGCATCTCCAGCTGCTGCCGTCCCAGCTGCTGCCAGCCCACCTGCTGCCAGCCCACCTGCTGCAGGACCACCTGCTCTCCCCCCAGCTGCAGTGTGTCCAGCTGCTGCAGGCCCCAGTGCTGCATTTCCAGCTGCTGTCGCCCCAGCTGCAGCCAATCTGTGTGTTGCCAGCCCACCTGCTGTCGCCCTAGTTGCTGCCTCTCCAGCTGCTGCCAGC CCAGCTGCTGTGGCTCCAGCTGCTGCCGCCCCTCCTGCTGCCTGCGCCCAGTCGGTGGCCGGGTCTCCTGCCACACCACTTGCTATCGCCCCACGTGTGTCATCTCCACCTGCCCCCGCCCCGTGTGCTGCCCCTCCCCTTGCTGCTGA
- the LOC131416733 gene encoding keratin-associated protein 4-12-like isoform X1 gives MVSSCCGSVCSEQGCGQETCCRPSCCQPQCCLSSCCRPSCCQPTCSRPSYSVSSCCRPQCRISSCCRPSCCQPTCCQPTCCRTTCSPPSCSVSSCCRPQCCISSCCRPSCSQSVCCQPTCCRPSCCLSSCCQPSSCGSSCCRPSCSISSCCRPSCCGSSCCGSSCCGSSCCRPSCCLRPVGGRVSCHTTCYRPTCVISTCPRPVCCPSPCC, from the exons ATGGTCAGCTCCTGTTGTGGCTCCGTCTGCTCTGAGCAGGGCTGTGGCCAGGAGACCTGCTGCCGCCCAAGCTGCTGCCA GCCCCAGTGCTGCCTCTCCAGCTGCTGCCGCCCCAGCTGCTGCCAGCCCACCTGCTCTCGCCCCAGCTACAGTGTGTCCAGCTGCTGCAGGCCCCAGTGCCGCATCTCCAGCTGCTGCCGTCCCAGCTGCTGCCAGCCCACCTGCTGCCAGCCCACCTGCTGCAGGACCACCTGCTCTCCCCCCAGCTGCAGTGTGTCCAGCTGCTGCAGGCCCCAGTGCTGCATTTCCAGCTGCTGTCGCCCCAGCTGCAGCCAATCTGTGTGTTGCCAGCCCACCTGCTGTCGCCCTAGTTGCTGCCTCTCCAGCTGCTGCCAGCCCTCTAGCTGTGGCTCCAGCTGCTGCCGCCCCAGCTGCTCCATTTCTAGCTGCTGTCGGCCCTCTTGCTGTGGTTCTAGCTGCTGTGGCTCCAGCTGCTGTGGCTCCAGCTGCTGCCGCCCCTCCTGCTGCCTGCGCCCAGTCGGTGGCCGGGTCTCCTGCCACACCACTTGCTATCGCCCCACGTGTGTCATCTCCACCTGCCCCCGCCCCGTGTGCTGCCCCTCCCCTTGCTGCTGA
- the LOC131416733 gene encoding keratin-associated protein 4-7-like isoform X3, translated as MVSSCCGSVCSEQGCGQETCCRPSCCQPVCGQPTCSPSGCSVSSCCRPQCCLSSCCRPSCCQPTCSRPSYSVSSCCRPQCRISSCCRPSCCQPTCCQPTCCRTTCSPPSCSVSSCCRPQCCISSCCRPSCSQSVCCQPTCCRPSCCLSSCCHCCGSSCCGSSCCRPSCCLRPVGGRVSCHTTCYRPTCVISTCPRPVCCPSPCC; from the exons ATGGTCAGCTCCTGTTGTGGCTCCGTCTGCTCTGAGCAGGGCTGTGGCCAGGAGACCTGCTGCCGCCCAAGCTGCTGCCAGCCTGTGTGCGGCCAGCCCACCTGCTCTCCCTCTGGCTGCAGCGTGTCCAGCTGCTGCAGGCCCCAGTGCTGCCTCTCCAGCTGCTGCCGCCCCAGCTGCTGCCAGCCCACCTGCTCTCGCCCCAGCTACAGTGTGTCCAGCTGCTGCAGGCCCCAGTGCCGCATCTCCAGCTGCTGCCGTCCCAGCTGCTGCCAGCCCACCTGCTGCCAGCCCACCTGCTGCAGGACCACCTGCTCTCCCCCCAGCTGCAGTGTGTCCAGCTGCTGCAGGCCCCAGTGCTGCATTTCCAGCTGCTGTCGCCCCAGCTGCAGCCAATCTGTGTGTTGCCAGCCCACCTGCTGTCGCCCTAGTTGCTGCCTCTCCAGCTGCTGCCA CTGCTGTGGCTCCAGCTGCTGTGGCTCCAGCTGCTGCCGCCCCTCCTGCTGCCTGCGCCCAGTCGGTGGCCGGGTCTCCTGCCACACCACTTGCTATCGCCCCACGTGTGTCATCTCCACCTGCCCCCGCCCCGTGTGCTGCCCCTCCCCTTGCTGCTGA